From Mastacembelus armatus chromosome 13, fMasArm1.2, whole genome shotgun sequence, one genomic window encodes:
- the LOC113134270 gene encoding extracellular calcium-sensing receptor-like, with amino-acid sequence MSPLITGTFFFQILSAFGAVVVEASPCQILGSPEFPLLSKEGDVTIGGAFSIHSKITQPTLSFTEKPTRLTCYSVNLREFRFAQTMIFAIEEINKSAFLLPNVSIGYRIYDNCGSTLSSMRAVMALINGDDWAVENICFGQSAVHAIIGESESSSTIVLSRTTGPFKIPVISHSATCECLSSRKEYPSFFRTIASDLYQSQALAQLVKHFGWTWVGAVNSDSDYGNNGMAIFLAAAEEEGVCVEYTEKFHRADPGKLMKVIEVIQKSTAQVIVGFLAHVEMNNLLEQLSLHNITGRQFIGVEAWITADSLVTPTSFSVLGGSLGFAVQKANISGLDNFLTKDFWETVFKCKETKGNNMTGTANCKENQDLTELKDYDDDVAELRYSSNIYKAVYAVAYSLHSMLKCSNSQGCDKTMKVMPWQVVESLKRVNFTVKNEDQVWFDSTGATVARYDVVNWQRGSDGSVQFKPVGYYDASLPPGKKFVLKTEAIVWPGENTEVPMSVCSESCRPGTHKVLRKGKPVCCYDCIPCAEGEISNTTDSNGCKKCPEEFWSNQNRDACILKNAEYLSFTEVMGQILVFFTFFGVLLTVIVATLFLINKDTPLVRANNSELSFLLLFSLTLCFLCSLTFIGRPSDWSCMLRHTAFGITFVLCISCILGKTIVVLMAFKATLPGSNVMKWFGPVQQRLSVLAFTLIQILICILWLAINPPFPYKNINLYKDKIILECALGSPVWFWAVLGYIGLLAVLCFVLAFLARKLPDNFNEAKFITFSMLIFCAVWITFIPAYVSSPGKFTVAVEIFAILASSYGILLCIFAPKCFIIVLKPELNTKKHLMGK; translated from the exons ATGTCACCACTGATAACAGGAACATTTTTCTTCCAGATTCTGTCGGCATTTGGAGCAGTGGTGGTAGAAGCTTCTCCTTGTCAAATACTGGGCAGCCCAGAGTTTCCTCTGCTGTCTAAAGAAGGAGATGTGACGATTGGTGGAGCCTTTTCCATCCACAGCAAAATCACACAACCTACACTTTCCTTTACAGAAAAACCAACACGTCTCACATGTTACAG TGTCAACCTCAGGGAGTTTCGATTTGCTCAGACTATGATCTTTGCAATTGAAGAAATAAACAAGAGTGCCTTTCTCCTTCCCAATGTTTCTATTGGATACCGTATATATGACAACTGTGGCTCAACGTTATCCTCAATGCGTGCAGTGATGGCACTAATTAATGGTGATGACTGGGCTGtggaaaacatttgttttggtcAATCAGCTGTTCATGCTATTATCGGGGAATCTGAATCCTCCTCGACCATTGTTCTGTCACGCACTACAGGACCATTCAAAATACCAGTG ATAAGTCATTCAGCTACTTGTGAATGTTTGAGTAGCAGAAAGGAGTATCCATCTTTCTTTCGAACCATTGCCAGTGATCTCTACCAAAGCCAAGCTCTCGCCCAGCTGGTCAAGCACTTTGGCTGGACCTGGGTCGGAGCAGTCAACAGCGACAGTGACTACGGTAACAACGGCATGGCCATCTtccttgctgctgctgaagaggaaggagtgtgtgtggagtATACAGAGAAATTTCACAGGGCAGATCCGGGAAAACTCATGAAAGTGATAGAAGTGATCCAAAAGAGCACTGCACAGGTTATTGTTGGTTTCCTGGCTCATGTAGAGATGAACAACCTTCTAGAGCAGTTGAGCCTACACAACATAACAGGACGACAGTTCATTGGTGTGGAGGCCTGGATCACTGCTGACAGCCTTGTCACTCCCACCAGCTTTAGTGTGCTGGGAGGTTCATTGGGCTTTGCTGTGCAAAAGGCCAATATCAGTGGCTTGGATAATTTTTTAACCAAAGATTTCTGGGAGACAGTGTTTAAGTGCAAGGAGACAAAGGGGAATAACATGACAGGCACAGCAAATTGTAAAGAAAACCAAGATCTTACGGAGCTAAAAGATTATGATGATGACGTGGCAGAGCTGAGATACTCCAGTAATATATACAAAGCTGTCTATGCTGTGGCCTATTCTCTGCACAGCATGCTAAAATGCTCAAACAGTCAGGGATGTGACAAGACAATGAAGGTTATGCCCTGGCAG GTAGTGGAGTCTCTAAAGCGGGTGAATTTTACTGTTAAGAATGAAGATCAGGTGTGGTTTGACAGCACTGGAGCAACTGTGGCCCGATATGATGTGGTGAATTGGCAGCGCGGATCAGATGGATCAGTCCAGTTTAAACCTGTCGGATATTATGACGCCTCCCTGCCTCCAGGAAAAAAGTTTGTCCTCAAGACTGAAGCCATAGTGTGGCCAGGAGAAAACACGGAG GTGCCCATGTCAGTGTGCAGTGAGAGCTGTCGTCCAGGGACTCATAAAGTCCTTCGGAAAGGAAAACCTGTCTGCTGTTATGATTGTATACcatgtgcagagggagaaatcAGCAACACCACAG ATTCTAATGGATGCAAAAAGTGTCCTGAGGAGTTTTGGTCCAATCAAAACAGAGATGCATGTATACTGAAAAATGCTGAGTACCTCTCCTTCACTGAGGTTATGGGACAAATACTTgtgttttttactttctttggtGTGCTGCTTACTGTAATCGTGGCCACTCTATTTCTAATCAATAAGGACACTCCCTTAGTCAGGGCCAAtaactctgagctgagcttcctgctgctcttctccttgactctgtgtttcctgtgttctctgACCTTCATCGGCCGGCCCTCTGACTGGTCCTGCATGCTGAGACACACAGCATTCGGCATcacctttgtcctctgtatTTCTTGTATTCTCGGAAAAACAATAGTTGTGTTAATGGCCTTCAAAGCTACACTTCCAGGTAGTAATGTGATGAAATGGTTTGGGCCTGTACAACAGAGACTCAGTGTCCTGGCTTTCACTCTCATACAAATTTTAATTTGCATACTTTGGCTGGCAATCAACCCTCCCTTTccttataaaaatattaacCTCTATAAGGATAAGATTATTCTTGAGTGTGCCCTGGGATCACCTGTGTGGTTCTGGGCTGTGTTAGGATACATTGGACTGTTAGCTGTCCTGTGTTTTGTACTGGCTTTCCTGGCCCGGAAACTACCTGATAATTTTAACGAAGccaagtttatcaccttcagcatgctgatattctgtgcagtctggatcacttttatcccagcatatgtcagctctcctgggaagtttactgtggctgtggagatatTTGCCATTCTGGCTTCGAGTTATGGGATACTTTTATGTATATTTGCACCAAAATGCTTCATTATTGTACTCAAACCTGAGcttaacacaaaaaaacatctaatGGGGAAATAA